One window from the genome of Bdellovibrionales bacterium encodes:
- a CDS encoding PHP domain-containing protein: MAMLSDLHIHSTYSDGKLSIREIVDLYGRAKFDVIAITDHLCESNNLIGYVSHKLKRSISEENFGQYMEEIHREAFRAMRKYGMLVIPGVEVTKNSFCGDRSSHFIILNPDSCPNANETTLDILKEFKSTTTALIAAHPLHTGKIEFQSLHLWNHRETFREVFDAWEVSSFQRYFFEVESEKLPQIASSDFHNHSHFSSWKTLLYCRQKPADVVDAIKMQALEIIYYRSQESQPAELTQSAIFSEQHKLVHSALV, from the coding sequence ATGGCAATGCTTTCTGATCTTCATATCCACTCTACTTATAGCGATGGAAAACTCTCTATCCGAGAAATTGTTGATCTTTATGGTCGAGCAAAATTTGACGTCATCGCGATCACCGATCATCTTTGTGAATCAAATAATCTGATAGGTTATGTGTCTCACAAGCTCAAACGATCGATTTCGGAGGAGAATTTTGGTCAGTACATGGAAGAAATACATCGTGAAGCCTTCCGTGCGATGAGAAAATACGGCATGTTGGTTATTCCCGGAGTTGAAGTGACAAAAAATTCCTTTTGTGGTGACAGGTCCTCTCACTTCATTATTCTGAATCCCGATTCCTGCCCCAATGCCAACGAGACAACCTTAGATATTTTAAAGGAGTTTAAATCAACAACAACGGCGCTTATTGCCGCACACCCCTTGCATACAGGAAAAATTGAATTCCAGTCGCTCCATCTATGGAATCACCGTGAAACTTTCAGGGAAGTCTTCGATGCCTGGGAAGTTTCAAGTTTCCAACGCTACTTTTTCGAAGTCGAGTCAGAAAAATTGCCACAAATTGCGTCAAGCGATTTTCACAATCACTCCCATTTCTCATCTTGGAAGACTCTTCTCTATTGTCGGCAGAAACCAGCGGACGTAGTTGATGCAATTAAAATGCAGGCACTTGAAATTATTTATTACAGGTCTCAGGAGTCCCAGCCAGCTGAGTTGACTCAGTCAGCAATTTTTTCGGAACAACACAAGCTCGTACATTCAGCACTTGTCTGA
- a CDS encoding 1-acyl-sn-glycerol-3-phosphate acyltransferase, giving the protein MTKTILKNWTKAKRASQVFVITHSYLTFSQRREAPHFSLKRAWARHILRHLNVNLKIKGTMPPSEGPWILVGNHLSYLDIPVLVKAIPELSFLSKSEISRWPLIGRGAKAMDTIFVDRNSSRSRDQAKTSVTNQLRRKKSKLCIFPSGTTSLGESPRWNKGAFEIAKSCPCQIIPFRLTYQPLEPIAYIDRDVFLAHLFQLVGLASIDVTIEFGAPALVDEAMIATQNTKQWSEANNGNAF; this is encoded by the coding sequence ATGACAAAGACGATTCTGAAGAATTGGACCAAGGCTAAACGCGCGAGCCAGGTATTTGTGATTACACACAGTTATCTGACTTTTTCCCAGCGACGAGAGGCTCCCCATTTTAGCCTCAAGAGAGCTTGGGCGCGCCACATTCTCCGCCATCTGAACGTGAATTTGAAAATCAAAGGGACTATGCCTCCTTCTGAAGGGCCCTGGATATTGGTCGGCAATCACTTAAGTTATTTAGATATCCCAGTTCTTGTGAAGGCCATTCCTGAACTTTCATTTCTAAGCAAATCAGAAATTTCCCGATGGCCCCTGATTGGGCGTGGTGCGAAGGCGATGGACACTATTTTTGTAGATCGCAATTCCAGCCGTTCACGTGACCAGGCCAAAACGAGTGTAACGAATCAGCTCAGACGCAAAAAGAGCAAACTCTGTATATTCCCCTCGGGAACCACTTCCCTAGGGGAGAGTCCTAGGTGGAATAAGGGTGCCTTTGAAATTGCGAAATCCTGTCCTTGCCAAATTATCCCATTTCGATTGACCTATCAGCCACTTGAGCCCATCGCATATATTGATCGCGATGTGTTCCTTGCCCACCTTTTTCAATTGGTCGGACTCGCCTCAATTGATGTGACGATTGAATTTGGAGCCCCTGCGCTTGTCGACGAGGCCATGATAGCAACCCAAAATACAAAGCAATGGAGTGAAGCAAATAATGGCAATGCTTTCTGA
- a CDS encoding GNAT family N-acetyltransferase yields MSELLMRVSEALKWNSRRLNSFVAKVPLFHELDKFEIRVAERSDELRESFRLRHDIFYGELAGIRRLGGLDIDRFDMLCDHLIIVHKPTQKVVGTYRLNCSLFSNSFYSSKEFEMDELLRFPGPHLELGRACIHSDFRTGSVISLLWRGVADYMETTGAQLLFGCSSIKISSLEDAALVYKYLAFDRKALVDSPIFPTAKFRMKGLDELIRIDPSNIQENDRRKARALLPPLLKGYLRMGAKIAGPPAWDEEFQCIDFLTVVTRSEIGDDKIARFKSSVPTEKQMI; encoded by the coding sequence ATGTCCGAATTGCTAATGCGAGTGAGCGAAGCCCTGAAATGGAATTCTCGACGGCTGAATTCATTTGTTGCCAAAGTACCCTTGTTTCACGAATTGGACAAATTTGAAATCAGGGTCGCAGAGAGAAGCGATGAACTTCGAGAATCATTTCGACTTCGACATGATATTTTTTACGGAGAATTGGCGGGAATTCGTCGCTTGGGAGGTCTCGACATTGATCGCTTCGATATGCTCTGCGATCATCTGATTATCGTTCACAAGCCGACTCAAAAGGTTGTTGGAACATATAGACTGAACTGTTCTCTCTTTTCGAATAGTTTCTATTCGAGCAAAGAATTTGAAATGGATGAACTCCTTCGCTTTCCTGGTCCCCATCTAGAACTGGGCCGCGCCTGTATTCATAGCGATTTTCGTACTGGATCTGTTATTTCATTACTCTGGCGCGGCGTTGCAGACTATATGGAAACAACTGGAGCTCAACTTCTTTTTGGCTGTTCAAGTATTAAAATTTCTTCACTTGAAGATGCGGCTCTTGTCTACAAATATCTGGCGTTCGATAGGAAAGCCCTCGTCGATAGCCCCATTTTTCCAACAGCCAAATTCCGGATGAAAGGTCTAGATGAACTCATTCGCATAGACCCGTCAAATATACAGGAAAATGACAGAAGAAAGGCTCGGGCTCTCCTGCCTCCGCTTCTCAAGGGATATTTAAGGATGGGTGCGAAAATTGCCGGACCTCCAGCCTGGGATGAAGAGTTTCAATGCATTGATTTCCTAACCGTCGTCACTCGCTCAGAAATAGGAGACGACAAAATAGCTCGCTTTAAGTCTTCTGTCCCAACTGAAAAACAAATGATTTGA
- a CDS encoding phosphorylase, with protein sequence MRKKFHRSATDVIVNESEEPIRAEIFNTSRLESHAESLARAQNLTDHPHNGVDLYRRIKENRQILEMAYRHILRAIDERRAITPAAEWLVDNFHLLRAQLKDIHEHFPPRYYRELPKIAAGALAGHPRVYGVAWAFVAHTDSHFDPEVLRVFISAYQRVQPLTIGELWAVPISLRLVLIENFRRLAVRIIESQNGRQEADLIADSLLGVGETQKISSEQAIDLLTSRPIARSFAVQLLHRLRLQEAHVGHFLRFIEQRLAAQNQSLEDWVTIEHNSQSAANATARNIVTSTRQISSMDWPEFFEQVSLVDNILCEGSEFPSLDFVTRDRYRHRIEVLAQGSTSSEIEIARAIVSDPGSHLIGPGRHEFEKSIGFRPSISERFSSVYSKYGTLLYLGSIFILTMLLSYLTADYAFAEFRNEFQTLVIAFLSMVLSSEIAIALVNRGTVALVGPKYLPRMNFENGLPENCRTMIVVPTVFTDKEEIRGQLEQIEVHYLSNRDKNIYLALLTDGRDAQSEVTEDDEQILATAHREIRALNERYPVKTGQHPRFSIYHRRRMWNPQEGCWMGWERKRGKIYEFNRLLRGAKDTTYGAFFGAELLVPDEVRYVITLDADTKIPRGCARKLVGVMAHPLNHPHFDKAKGRVVAGYGILQPRITPLLADSHESSIFRELSSSASGIDPYTSAVSDVYQDLFQEGSYSGKGIYDLAAFEQATRDKIPENSVLSHDLLEGNFARCGFLSDIEFFEDFPSHTNVAALRTHRWIRGDWQLLPWIFGFPSHRISLIGRWKMIDNLRRSLVAPANFLFFVLATSFAGWRGWPLFLLFATSLLTPTLISLWTDSFSRQRDQSLLLHFLTVYKKFEINLRRTFLFFTLLPYHAWISVDAIGRTFYRLVVSGKKRLEWTTAAQAKASANLDLRSFVLSMRGAILLSFSGFIFLFSIGNPVSLATPTLLLWLTSPWWARFFSIKNRNHVNNFIKPDDAAYLRSTARRIWLFFTTFVTAESNDLPPDNFQEDPHPIVFHRSSPTNFGLYLLSILAAKDFGWIGTLETIDRLESTLKSLLLLPRHKGHFYNWYDIKNLKALEPRYISSVDNGNLTGHLFAIAQGCVEILRSPPQPPVINSGILGTALILENALNRLGTNRTQSDENFRHVKEAFVVLRSLLQTETEQIKNWSQHWTNLQSQSVAFTQQCMTIFPMTKPTGSYEILNWCQALQNDIESSARDYLSLSQWRDFANEGQLNTKLSMDHTWWSSFRQRLNRRVPLEETATHCSQILDELMAFRASEVHPQQGHSDLFEALIKCLKKTSENSRLLVQRTKEIHAISRQLIQEMDFRLLYDSKRKLFSIGLRVAEDQLDQSYYDLLASEARLTSFIAIAKGDVPASHWFHLGRNLVRAGPDPALISWSGSMFEYLMPCLVMQSPHGSLLDDSCRRAVDRQIQYGLEKNLPWGISESAYNKRDLHFTYQYSSFGVPDLGLKRGLEADLVIAPYASILATLYRPSQAVKNLRQLQAQGALGLFGFFEAVDFTLSRLQEGRNKAIVKAYMAHHQGMSLVALANIFSDSSMQKRFHLDPSIQATSLLLQESIPLNIGTLSAPDSKNRVEVIRESAEHTTRRCVAVNRPVPATHILSNGQYTVMVTAAGAGFSRMHDLAVTRWREDTTRDNYGFFLYIKDCQRKKVWSAGYQPICSESARYQASFSEDRVKIVREDYQIESRLDIFVSPEENAEIRQLTLINRGSSTRELEVTSYFESVLNAHQSDLAHPAFSNLFVETEFNPKISALIASRRPRSFKDKRLWMMHALHTDFHSVGPLQYETDRSRFLGRGRNLRRPAALFESENLSDTVGSVLDPVMSLRRRIRLEPGDTCHLVFSLGVTETREAIDIMAEKFSDASVFNRINELAWQQAQIKLFHLGVEPDEAHLFQQLAARLIYSDPSLRPPSELLKKNIKNLGALWALGISGDLPIVIVRIDDIENRSLVRHLLKAQIYLSTKGFHSDLVILNEAASSYSQDLQLSLERMAQTAFIPSDILASKHGKVFVLRRDLISEADCILLTSEARAIFSTHGGSLSDQVKRTKTQSFRKLESVVSVPEESETGPAIPQLEFFNGLGGFSTESHEYSIVLKNTETTPAPWINVIANSEFGFQVSESGSGYTWSSNSRENQLTPWSNDPVGDPSGEAFFIRDRDSGAVWSPTISPIRLSHATYTAHHGQGYSRFETQAYGIFSELKQFVLVDQPVKVSRLRLENRSSKMRRLTLSSYVEWVLGFSRSTMAPTMITEFDDSSQAIFALNPRNPEHGGKVAFNAVLQKHTSFTCDRTEFIGRNSDLSQPAGILCDRPLLNVSGCGLDPCAALQTEVQIPSGKAVEVIFVLGQAENRVSARNLMKVLREDIDLHHEFERVKTQWNNLLETVQVETPDRSFDLLLNRWLLYQTIVCRIWARAAFYQAGGAFGFRDQLQDVMAVMLTAPSMAREQILRAASRQFIEGDVQHWWHPPLGRGVRTRFSDDLLWLSYVVSRYLDLTQDHSILDEMISFLEGPSLLPEQEDNYFLPDVSSQKASLYEHCARALDQSLKLGRHGLPLMGGGDWNDGMNHVGIKGQGESVWLAWFLIDNLKSFEKLAAKRGDGDRATKWKEHATHLAESTEKNAWDGFWYRRAYFDDGTPLGSAESSECQIDSLSQTWAVMSGAGQTDRARTAMNSVYEKLVKSNEELILLFTPPFDQTNLDPGYVKGYLPGVRENGGQYTHAASWVVIATALLGDRERAWKLFSFLNPIRRSIDLPSVNRYKIEPYVLPGDVYSEEPNAGRGGWSWYTGAAGWLYRAGIENILGFQVIGSEILLKPCVPPEWKKFKIRYKYKSSTYFFHVEIDGPQTIIEAQKIQLIDDGKEHEVYVRFSS encoded by the coding sequence ATGAGAAAAAAATTCCATCGCTCTGCTACCGATGTGATAGTCAATGAGTCTGAAGAACCCATCCGAGCCGAAATATTTAATACCTCTCGGCTCGAAAGTCATGCCGAGAGCTTGGCACGAGCACAGAATCTTACTGATCATCCACACAATGGGGTCGATTTGTATCGGCGAATCAAGGAAAATCGCCAAATCTTGGAGATGGCTTATCGCCACATCTTACGTGCGATCGATGAAAGGAGAGCCATCACGCCTGCTGCTGAATGGCTGGTTGATAATTTCCATTTGCTTCGCGCTCAACTTAAAGACATTCATGAGCACTTTCCACCCCGATATTATCGTGAGTTACCAAAAATTGCGGCGGGCGCACTCGCAGGCCATCCCCGCGTCTATGGAGTTGCTTGGGCTTTTGTGGCCCACACAGACAGTCATTTTGACCCCGAAGTCTTGCGAGTCTTTATTTCAGCCTATCAGCGAGTACAGCCTCTTACAATTGGTGAATTGTGGGCTGTTCCGATCTCTCTGCGGCTGGTATTGATTGAGAACTTTAGGCGCTTAGCCGTTCGAATTATCGAATCGCAAAATGGAAGACAAGAGGCTGACCTTATTGCAGACTCTCTCTTGGGAGTTGGAGAAACCCAGAAAATCAGTTCTGAACAAGCCATCGATCTTCTCACTTCGCGGCCTATTGCGCGTAGCTTTGCCGTCCAGCTTCTGCATAGACTGCGTCTTCAAGAAGCCCATGTGGGACATTTCTTGCGGTTTATCGAACAGAGATTGGCCGCTCAAAACCAAAGCCTTGAGGATTGGGTGACCATTGAACACAATAGCCAATCCGCAGCAAATGCCACTGCGCGAAACATTGTCACGAGCACCCGGCAAATTTCGTCCATGGATTGGCCTGAATTCTTTGAGCAAGTCAGTCTGGTCGATAACATATTGTGTGAAGGTTCTGAATTTCCTTCTTTAGATTTCGTCACGCGTGACCGCTATCGCCATCGAATTGAAGTGCTCGCTCAGGGCTCAACTTCTTCTGAGATTGAGATTGCACGAGCCATTGTTTCAGACCCAGGCTCCCATTTGATTGGACCAGGAAGACATGAATTTGAAAAATCAATCGGATTTCGGCCCAGCATTTCAGAAAGATTTTCGAGTGTCTACAGCAAGTACGGGACTCTGCTTTATCTAGGATCCATTTTCATTTTAACGATGCTCCTTTCTTACCTCACTGCAGATTACGCCTTCGCTGAATTCCGCAATGAATTCCAAACTCTTGTGATTGCGTTTCTTTCGATGGTTCTGTCTTCTGAAATCGCAATCGCTTTGGTCAATCGAGGAACAGTGGCCCTGGTTGGACCGAAATATTTGCCACGAATGAATTTTGAAAATGGCCTTCCAGAAAACTGCAGAACTATGATTGTTGTACCCACTGTGTTTACGGATAAAGAGGAAATCAGGGGACAACTGGAACAGATTGAGGTTCATTATCTTTCGAACCGAGACAAGAATATTTATCTCGCTTTATTGACAGACGGAAGAGATGCCCAATCTGAGGTGACGGAAGATGATGAGCAGATTCTTGCCACAGCTCATCGAGAGATCAGGGCATTGAATGAACGTTACCCCGTTAAAACCGGACAGCATCCTCGATTTTCCATTTACCATCGAAGAAGAATGTGGAATCCGCAGGAAGGCTGCTGGATGGGATGGGAGCGGAAACGCGGAAAAATTTATGAGTTCAATCGGCTTCTCCGAGGCGCAAAGGATACGACCTATGGGGCTTTTTTTGGAGCCGAACTTCTGGTCCCGGACGAGGTTCGCTACGTGATCACGCTCGATGCGGATACGAAGATCCCTCGAGGTTGCGCGCGCAAGCTCGTAGGGGTGATGGCTCACCCTCTCAATCATCCTCATTTCGACAAAGCAAAAGGGCGCGTCGTCGCTGGATATGGAATTCTCCAGCCCCGCATCACTCCTTTGCTGGCAGACTCTCACGAGAGTTCAATTTTTAGGGAACTCTCTTCCTCGGCCTCAGGAATCGACCCCTACACTTCTGCTGTTTCAGATGTCTACCAGGATCTTTTTCAAGAGGGATCTTACAGTGGTAAGGGTATTTACGATTTAGCTGCCTTTGAACAAGCAACACGAGATAAAATTCCTGAAAACTCTGTCTTGAGTCACGACCTGCTGGAAGGCAACTTTGCTCGCTGCGGATTTCTCAGTGACATTGAATTTTTTGAGGATTTCCCTTCGCACACGAACGTTGCTGCCTTGCGTACGCACCGCTGGATACGCGGAGATTGGCAACTTTTACCCTGGATATTCGGATTTCCGAGCCACAGGATCTCCCTCATTGGACGATGGAAAATGATCGACAATCTTCGCCGATCCCTTGTCGCACCAGCTAATTTTTTATTTTTTGTTCTAGCAACAAGCTTTGCGGGGTGGAGAGGTTGGCCTCTGTTCTTGCTTTTTGCAACGAGTCTTTTGACCCCCACTCTGATCAGCCTATGGACAGATTCTTTCTCTCGGCAGCGAGATCAGTCCCTTTTGCTTCATTTTCTTACCGTGTACAAAAAATTTGAAATCAATTTGAGGCGAACCTTCTTGTTTTTTACTTTGCTGCCGTACCATGCTTGGATTTCTGTTGATGCCATCGGTCGGACTTTTTATCGCCTGGTCGTGAGTGGCAAAAAGCGCCTCGAGTGGACAACTGCGGCTCAAGCAAAAGCTTCTGCCAATCTTGACCTGCGAAGTTTCGTGTTGAGTATGCGTGGGGCCATTCTTCTCAGCTTCTCAGGCTTTATTTTTTTATTTTCAATTGGAAATCCAGTTTCACTTGCAACCCCAACACTGCTTTTGTGGCTCACCTCTCCGTGGTGGGCTCGCTTTTTTAGTATCAAAAATAGAAATCACGTGAATAATTTCATCAAGCCGGATGATGCTGCCTATCTTCGCTCCACGGCCCGACGAATCTGGTTATTTTTTACCACGTTTGTCACAGCTGAATCGAATGACCTGCCACCCGACAACTTCCAGGAGGACCCACATCCCATCGTTTTTCATCGAAGTTCGCCGACAAACTTTGGCCTTTATTTGCTGTCGATTCTTGCGGCGAAGGATTTTGGCTGGATCGGAACTCTCGAGACCATCGACCGCTTGGAGTCAACACTCAAAAGTCTCCTTCTGCTGCCCCGACACAAAGGGCATTTCTACAATTGGTATGACATCAAAAATCTCAAGGCCCTCGAGCCGCGCTACATCTCCTCAGTGGACAATGGCAATCTGACGGGTCATCTTTTTGCTATTGCCCAGGGATGCGTTGAGATTTTGAGGTCGCCTCCTCAACCTCCTGTCATCAACTCGGGCATACTTGGCACAGCCTTGATTTTGGAAAACGCATTGAACCGCCTTGGAACCAATCGGACACAGTCGGACGAAAATTTCCGACATGTCAAGGAGGCCTTTGTGGTTCTGCGTTCACTTCTTCAGACAGAAACTGAACAGATTAAGAATTGGTCTCAGCACTGGACGAATTTACAATCACAATCCGTAGCCTTCACCCAGCAATGCATGACAATCTTTCCCATGACTAAACCCACTGGATCCTACGAGATCTTGAACTGGTGTCAGGCCCTTCAAAACGATATAGAAAGCTCAGCCAGGGATTACTTGTCATTGTCACAATGGAGGGATTTTGCGAACGAAGGACAATTGAATACTAAGCTGTCAATGGATCACACTTGGTGGAGCAGTTTTCGCCAAAGACTCAATCGACGCGTTCCTCTCGAGGAAACTGCAACTCACTGCTCTCAGATTTTAGATGAGCTGATGGCTTTCAGAGCAAGCGAAGTCCACCCTCAACAGGGCCATTCAGATCTTTTTGAGGCATTGATTAAATGTCTGAAGAAAACATCTGAAAATTCTAGACTTCTTGTCCAAAGAACAAAGGAGATCCATGCCATTTCTCGACAGCTGATTCAGGAAATGGATTTTAGACTGCTCTACGATTCTAAGCGCAAACTCTTTTCAATCGGACTACGAGTCGCCGAAGATCAGCTCGACCAAAGTTATTACGATTTATTGGCATCGGAGGCCCGGCTGACAAGCTTTATCGCGATCGCCAAGGGGGATGTCCCCGCTTCTCATTGGTTTCATTTGGGTCGAAATCTTGTTCGGGCGGGGCCAGACCCAGCCTTGATTTCTTGGTCAGGATCGATGTTTGAATATCTTATGCCCTGTCTTGTGATGCAGTCGCCCCATGGCAGTCTTCTCGACGACTCCTGTCGCCGCGCCGTAGACAGACAAATTCAATACGGACTTGAGAAAAATCTGCCTTGGGGGATCTCTGAGTCGGCTTACAACAAGCGTGATCTTCACTTCACTTACCAGTATTCCAGTTTTGGAGTCCCGGATTTGGGCCTTAAGCGCGGTTTAGAAGCAGATTTGGTGATCGCACCCTATGCTTCAATTTTGGCGACTCTCTACAGACCGTCGCAAGCGGTCAAAAATTTGCGTCAGCTGCAAGCCCAGGGCGCTCTCGGACTTTTTGGCTTTTTTGAGGCCGTCGATTTTACTCTCAGCCGTCTCCAAGAAGGACGAAATAAAGCCATTGTTAAAGCATACATGGCCCATCATCAAGGCATGTCTCTCGTCGCGCTGGCAAATATTTTTTCGGACTCTTCCATGCAGAAGCGATTTCATCTGGATCCCTCTATTCAGGCGACGAGCCTACTTTTGCAAGAGAGCATACCGCTGAATATCGGAACCTTGAGTGCACCCGACTCGAAGAATCGGGTGGAGGTGATCCGTGAATCGGCGGAACACACGACTCGCCGATGTGTTGCCGTCAATCGACCTGTACCAGCCACTCATATTTTATCTAATGGTCAGTACACAGTGATGGTAACCGCAGCTGGAGCCGGATTTAGTCGAATGCATGATCTGGCCGTCACGCGCTGGCGAGAGGATACGACTCGCGATAATTATGGATTTTTTCTTTATATAAAGGACTGTCAAAGAAAAAAAGTTTGGTCAGCAGGCTACCAGCCGATCTGCTCTGAATCCGCTCGCTATCAGGCCTCATTTTCGGAAGATCGGGTTAAAATTGTAAGAGAAGATTACCAGATAGAAAGTAGGCTTGATATTTTTGTTTCTCCCGAGGAAAATGCTGAAATTCGTCAATTGACGCTCATAAATAGGGGGTCATCAACTCGTGAGCTTGAGGTCACTTCCTATTTTGAGTCCGTGTTAAATGCACATCAATCTGATCTCGCTCACCCTGCCTTTTCAAATCTTTTTGTTGAAACTGAGTTTAATCCTAAGATATCGGCATTAATTGCAAGCCGACGCCCGCGATCATTCAAGGATAAACGGCTCTGGATGATGCACGCCCTACACACGGATTTTCATTCAGTAGGGCCTCTCCAGTATGAGACCGATCGTTCCCGTTTTTTGGGTCGCGGACGAAATCTCAGAAGGCCAGCTGCTCTTTTTGAATCAGAGAACCTTTCAGACACGGTAGGATCTGTGCTCGATCCGGTGATGAGTCTGCGCAGACGAATTCGCCTTGAGCCGGGGGATACTTGCCATTTGGTTTTTTCTCTCGGAGTCACAGAGACCCGTGAGGCCATTGATATCATGGCGGAAAAATTCAGTGATGCCTCTGTTTTCAATCGAATCAACGAATTGGCCTGGCAGCAGGCTCAGATCAAACTCTTTCATCTTGGAGTGGAACCAGACGAAGCCCATCTTTTTCAACAGTTGGCCGCTCGCCTCATCTACTCTGACCCTTCTCTGCGACCTCCTTCTGAGTTACTCAAGAAGAACATCAAGAATTTAGGGGCACTTTGGGCCTTGGGAATCTCAGGCGATCTTCCCATTGTGATTGTCCGAATTGATGACATAGAGAATCGCAGTCTCGTTCGCCATTTGCTCAAAGCTCAAATATATTTATCCACAAAAGGATTTCACTCCGATCTTGTCATACTTAATGAAGCTGCGAGCTCCTATTCGCAGGATCTGCAGCTCTCTCTGGAACGAATGGCTCAGACGGCTTTTATCCCTTCTGATATTTTAGCGAGTAAACATGGCAAGGTATTTGTTTTGCGCCGAGATTTAATCTCAGAAGCCGATTGTATTTTGCTGACAAGCGAAGCTCGCGCTATTTTCTCAACACATGGAGGAAGCCTATCAGATCAAGTGAAGCGCACAAAGACGCAATCCTTTCGAAAACTCGAGTCCGTTGTCTCAGTTCCGGAAGAGTCTGAAACTGGGCCCGCGATACCGCAACTTGAGTTTTTCAACGGACTCGGAGGTTTTTCGACCGAAAGCCATGAGTATTCCATTGTCCTCAAAAACACTGAAACGACTCCGGCCCCTTGGATCAACGTGATTGCCAATTCCGAATTTGGGTTTCAGGTTTCTGAAAGCGGCAGCGGATACACCTGGTCATCAAATAGTCGCGAGAATCAACTGACCCCTTGGTCGAACGATCCTGTCGGCGATCCTTCCGGTGAGGCATTCTTTATTCGTGATCGTGACTCAGGTGCCGTTTGGAGTCCTACAATATCTCCGATTCGCCTTTCTCACGCCACCTACACAGCTCATCATGGTCAAGGCTACAGTCGCTTTGAAACTCAAGCTTACGGAATCTTTTCAGAGCTCAAGCAATTTGTTCTGGTTGATCAGCCCGTTAAGGTGTCCCGCCTCAGACTCGAGAATCGATCAAGCAAAATGCGACGGCTCACTCTGTCTAGTTATGTCGAATGGGTATTGGGGTTTTCACGCTCGACCATGGCACCCACGATGATCACTGAGTTCGACGATTCTTCACAGGCCATCTTTGCACTCAACCCAAGAAATCCTGAACATGGAGGGAAGGTGGCGTTCAATGCAGTTCTTCAAAAACACACCTCTTTCACCTGCGACAGAACTGAATTTATCGGGAGAAATTCAGATTTATCTCAGCCCGCAGGCATTTTATGCGACCGTCCACTTCTCAATGTTTCCGGCTGTGGATTGGATCCCTGTGCAGCCCTACAGACCGAAGTTCAAATTCCGTCCGGCAAAGCTGTGGAGGTCATTTTTGTCCTCGGACAAGCCGAGAATCGAGTCTCTGCACGCAATTTGATGAAGGTTTTGCGAGAAGACATCGATCTTCATCATGAATTTGAACGCGTAAAAACTCAGTGGAACAATCTCCTTGAAACGGTTCAGGTTGAAACTCCAGACCGAAGTTTTGATTTGCTCCTCAATCGATGGCTTCTCTATCAAACCATTGTTTGCCGAATTTGGGCGCGGGCCGCATTCTACCAGGCCGGAGGTGCCTTCGGGTTCAGAGACCAGCTGCAAGACGTCATGGCCGTTATGCTTACTGCTCCATCAATGGCTCGTGAACAAATACTGCGAGCGGCTAGTCGCCAGTTTATCGAGGGAGATGTGCAGCATTGGTGGCACCCTCCGCTGGGTCGAGGAGTGAGGACTCGTTTTTCAGATGATCTCCTTTGGCTATCCTATGTTGTTTCACGTTATCTTGATCTCACTCAGGACCATTCTATTTTAGATGAAATGATCTCCTTTCTTGAGGGACCATCACTTCTCCCTGAGCAAGAGGACAATTACTTTCTTCCAGATGTTTCTTCCCAGAAAGCATCTCTTTATGAGCATTGCGCGCGCGCACTCGATCAGAGCCTCAAGCTTGGTCGGCACGGACTCCCGCTCATGGGTGGCGGAGACTGGAATGATGGAATGAACCATGTTGGCATCAAAGGTCAAGGCGAAAGCGTCTGGCTCGCTTGGTTTCTGATTGATAATTTAAAGAGTTTTGAAAAACTCGCTGCAAAAAGGGGCGATGGGGATCGAGCCACAAAGTGGAAAGAACATGCGACTCACCTCGCAGAATCGACTGAAAAAAATGCTTGGGATGGATTTTGGTATCGACGAGCTTACTTTGATGACGGAACACCACTGGGTTCAGCTGAAAGCTCCGAGTGTCAAATCGATTCACTCTCGCAGACTTGGGCTGTTATGTCAGGTGCCGGCCAGACTGATCGCGCGCGGACAGCCATGAATTCTGTGTATGAGAAACTTGTCAAATCCAATGAAGAATTGATTTTGTTGTTCACTCCACCCTTTGATCAAACGAATTTGGATCCAGGCTACGTCAAGGGATACCTGCCCGGGGTGCGCGAGAATGGCGGTCAATACACTCATGCAGCCAGCTGGGTAGTTATTGCGACCGCCCTTCTTGGTGATCGGGAACGAGCGTGGAAACTCTTTTCTTTTTTGAATCCGATTCGGCGGTCCATTGATTTGCCAAGCGTGAATCGTTATAAAATAGAACCTTATGTTTTGCCGGGGGATGTTTATTCGGAGGAGCCTAACGCCGGACGTGGAGGCTGGAGCTGGTACACCGGAGCAGCTGGCTGGCTGTACCGAGCTGGGATCGAAAACATCCTGGGCTTTCAGGTCATTGGCAGTGAGATACTTCTTAAACCCTGTGTGCCACCCGAATGGAAAAAATTTAAAATTCGATACAAGTACAAGAGCAGCACCTACTTTTTTCACGTTGAGATCGATGGGCCCCAGACGATCATCGAGGCACAGAAGATCCAACTCATTGACGATGGAAAAGAGCACGAGGTTTATGTGAGGTTTTCCTCGTAA